The Planctomycetota bacterium DNA segment AGGAGGGCGGTGGCCTTGCTCTGAGCGATGATCTCGTTCACGAAGGGGCAGCCCAGAATCTCGCTCGCCAGCTTGCCCCCGGAGCCGGTCACCGCGAGGCCCTGGATGGCCGCCGCGGGGGTGCGGGTCAGCAGATCGGCCAAAACGCGGCGCATCGCCTCCACCGGCTGGCCCTTGGTGCGCTCGTAATGGTCCTCCAGAATGCGATTCGCATCGTCCATCAGGACGGCATTCACGCTGACCGAACCGATATCCAGGCCGATGAACATCAATGTCCTCGCGCGGCAATGGGTCTATGGGGAGAGGGCACCCGCATGGATGGGGACTTCCAGGGGCGTGCCCGGCGCTGCTACCGCATTGCGCCCGTCCTCACGACAGCCCGCATTGTAGCACAAGCCCTGTACCGTGTCCAGAGCCCGGGTCCGGGCGGGTGCGACCCGGAATAGTGGGTGGCCTGCTCCTGGGCAGCGGGTTCCATGTGGCACAACCATCCTCGGCTGTGCTTGTGGGCGGGACGTCCCAGTCCCGCGGCTCGCGGCGCAGGGACACGCCGCCCACAATGTCCCCCACAGATGGGGGCGCTGGTGCCGTACGGTCGCCTGCTTTCCCGGTTCCCGCCCGGTCCAGGCCGAAGGAAGACCTCGATCCCGGTGGCCCTGCTCCGCGCCCCTGTTCTGGGACGCTCCTTCGGAGCTCAAACCCCGGTACCACCCGCCAGGGAGCAGGGGGCAGACTCAAGGCGGGCATGTGGCTCCAGGTGGTTCGTAGGCTCGACGCTCTCAGAGGCCATCGAAGAGCGCTGTGCCCACGCGGACGAGCGTGGCGCCCTCCTCGATGGCGACCTCGAAGTCCCGCGTCATCCCCATCGAGAGCTCGTGTAGCGGCAGCGAGGTTTCCGCCCGGGCCTGGCAGGCGAGCTCGCGCAGGCCCGCGAACACGGGGCGGCTGGTCTCGGGGTCATCGCTGAACGGGGCCATGGTCATCAGCCCCTCCACGCGCAGATGCGGGAGCGACATCAGACCGTCGAGAAGCCGGCCAAGTTCCGAGGCGGCGATGCCCGACTTCGTCTCCTCGCCGCTCAGGTTGCACTGAATAAGCACCGGGAGGGTGACGCGCGACTGGGCGGCGCGGCGATCCAGTTCCTGGGCCAAGTGCAGGCTGTCCAGGGAATGGATCTTCTGGAAATGACGCACTGCGGCACCCGCCTTGTTCGACTGAAGATGGCCGATCATGTGCCACTGGAGGCCCAGCAGGCCGCCGAGCGCCGCCTGCTTGTCGCGCGCGGCCTGCACGCGGTTCTCGCCGATGTGGCGGATGCCGAGGCCCGGGAGTTGGGCGATGATGTCCGGGCCGACGCTCTTGGTAACCGCCACAAGGGTCACGGAGGCGGGCGCTCTGGCCGAACGCGCGCAGGCAGCGGCGATGCGCGCGAGCACGCCCGTGACATTGGCGGCGAGGCGGCGTGATTGCGGAGACGGCGAGGAGTCCATCGGGGTTCGGCGGCGCCTCGTCAGTCGCAGCGCACGCAGACCAGGGTGATGTCCTCGGTCTGCGGGGCGGCGCCCAGGAATCCGGTGAGGTCGTCGAGGATGCGCTGGTTGAGCGCCGCGGCCGGTGCGCGGCCGGCGGCGGCCAGCGCGGCGCCCAGGCGCTCGACGCCGTAGCGTTGGTCGGCCGCGTTGCGCGCCTCGGTGACGCCGGCTGTATAGAGCACAAGCGAGTCTCCGTGCCGCAGGCGAACCGGCAGGTCCTCGATGGCCTGGTCGAATGTCGGGCCGGCCTGCAAGCCGAGCGCAATGCCCTTGCCGCCGAGCTGCCGGAACGGCGGCTCATCCTGGGGATTGAAGAGGAGGGGGCTGGTGTGGCCGGCGCGCGCATAGGTCAACGTGGCGCTGCGGGCGTCGAGGAGGGCGTAGACGATCGTGACCAGTGT contains these protein-coding regions:
- a CDS encoding YggS family pyridoxal phosphate-dependent enzyme — translated: MDSSPSPQSRRLAANVTGVLARIAAACARSARAPASVTLVAVTKSVGPDIIAQLPGLGIRHIGENRVQAARDKQAALGGLLGLQWHMIGHLQSNKAGAAVRHFQKIHSLDSLHLAQELDRRAAQSRVTLPVLIQCNLSGEETKSGIAASELGRLLDGLMSLPHLRVEGLMTMAPFSDDPETSRPVFAGLRELACQARAETSLPLHELSMGMTRDFEVAIEEGATLVRVGTALFDGL
- a CDS encoding SpoIIE family protein phosphatase, with the translated sequence PDDMFEWTTSPKAAPDERAPEGSRAPTETQLERAREIVRKALPSQAPVVEGYDIQYLYRPAPDVGGTFYDFFYLSPEHVGIVIGGMPSRGIEGALIISSVRKLLKLHAQHHRSPAEVLRRTNKDVTGEFDTHTLVTIVYALLDARSATLTYARAGHTSPLLFNPQDEPPFRQLGGKGIALGLQAGPTFDQAIEDLPVRLRHGDSLVLYTAGVTEARNAADQRYGVERLGAALAAAGRAPAAALNQRILDDLTGFLGAAPQTEDITLVCVRCD